The Branchiostoma lanceolatum isolate klBraLanc5 chromosome 3, klBraLanc5.hap2, whole genome shotgun sequence DNA segment CGTGATCTGATTCTGCAAGGGATGCAGAAGTCCATAAAGGAAGGGGACAAAAAGGTCGAAGCCAAGCGAAAAGTTGTGATGGAGAAAGAAAGCCACAAAAAGGAGCTTGAAACGCAGCTGAAAAAGGCAGAGAGTGACAGAAAGATTATTCAAGAAAGGCACGACAAGCTGATTCGTCAGATGAGAGATACGGCGGTAAGGAAATTGAAATTTTCCGCGGAACTCGAGGCCTTGAAGAAAACGATAGCCCAAGAGCAGGAAGAAAGGTCGACGAGGTTAAACGAGGGGTTGGACTCTTTGTCGAGTGTGTTTAACATGATGTGTGACTTTGTGGAGGAGTTGCACTCCAGTGAGTTGACTAACGGAGTCGAGTCCACCGTCTCCAGAACTGTCATCTCGATGGCGCTGGAGGCAGAAGTTAGAAAGGACTGGATGCTGGGAGAGATGGCGAGGATACACTCGCTATTCAACGGGCACGTGGCGAAACTGATCGAAAGGATGGAGCAGAGGGAACAGCAGTTACACGACGACCTCTGCAGAATGTCCCAGGAAGGTCAACAAGAAGTCAAAGGTCATGAGATGAACAAGAGGTCAGAGGGTAACCATAAGAAAGATGAGAAAGAAGATGTGAACAAAACCTCTGCAGGTTTGCCTCTTGTTGATGCAGATACAGACGGAGATGACACGGAAGTGGCACTTGAGGCAGAGGACAACAATCTCACAGACAGCCCTGGGGCAGAGACTAGTTCTCCTTCCCAGGGAGAACAGTCGGAGAACAAGAACAGAAGAGTATCAAAAGGCTGGTCCAGCTTTACAGGACGTTTCGGGAAGATGTTTCAGTCTCAGAGCAACTAGTGCCAAATTTCTGTTGTTCTAAACGATTGTTGGTGAAGTAAGTTGCAAAACGGACCAATGGTTACATAGAACATTAGATCTCAGGGCCTCTGTTGGGCAATAACGTGTGATTAATAAACACTGCATGTGAGTGATATGAAACAGTTCACTGCAGATAGTTTCTTCTCATCTGCATCATTTTTGCAAAATGATGTTTAAATCGCAAGCCATATTAGTTATGTTGGTAGCCACATCTGAATTATGCCATACCAGTTTATTTTTACATATGTACTGCCAAACACATGTAGTACTCTTGCCTTGTCGGCCATATATACTGAGACAACAAATCTAGATAACTCTGTGGTTGGTTCAACTTCACAGAAGAAGACAACAAGAAATTACATGTTCTACCTCTATGTTGGTTTTGTGGAATAAACAAATGTGGAATCAAGGATTTTTAAGTCTTTGCTTTGATGCAgctctagtagtagtagtagtatccagtatcacAGCTCTGTTGTGAAAAATTAGTTGTAAGAAATCACACTTCACAGATTTGTTTTGAAGATAGTTTATACTAGAATGCTGAAATTGGTACAAACATACATTCCAAGTTTAATTCCTCTACATTCTGCAGTATTTTTCAATCCAATTCTAACATTACTGTCAACAAAGTGTGCATACAGACTTTCTTTTTGTGTATTCTACACTGTTAAAAATGTGAATTTCCTGCTCGGCGATGAAGTTAGACATTGTCATGATTAGAATTTTCTTGACTTCATTCCTCCTGCACTGCAATAGTGACAGAAAACATACTTCAGGGAGGGGGAAAATGGTAATCTATACTATATTTCTATTCTGTTCGATTCTCCAAGGATTCATTGAAAGAACTTGGACAATGCTATGTAACAAGATTTACAGTTTTTTGAAACAGGTataacagttgttgttgatCTTCCCCAAAAACCTTTGGGTTATCACTATATGGACTGGCATGTCATCCTCTTGGTGTGATCCTCAAGTGAAAATTTTTCGTAAGCAACAAGTTGTTCCAAAGAGAAAATTCATCAACTTCCTCCAATATCTTACTCCATAATGACCCATGTACTTCATAGCGACCTGTTTTACAAAGCAGTACACATAGTAGCAGCTCCCATTCAAACTGTTGTACTGTTCTTCAGTTGGCTGAATTCAAAGTGTTTGACAAAACCCCTCAAACACAACTGCCCCATCATCTTTTCCCCCCATGCATTAAATCTTGCAACTTAATTCGTTACAATACATTAGAATCATGGGGCAGACagtgtaatactatgtactgtATGTCAAATGAGTTAACAGTTGCTCTAAAAAAAACCTACAAGTCTATGTTCTATTCAACTATGTATGGGTAACACTGATTCACtctagaaaaaaaagtattgaaacAGAACACAGACGCCACATGTTGTAGAATAAAACCTCTCCATCTGCAATGTACGTTGGAAGGTGACCCAAAAGTGTAGTGTAGGTAAAGTTCACTTTTCCTGTGACAGGAGTCCCGGGCTTTGGTATTGGCACACAACCAGTTTCGCCTGTGTTTATTTACATGTTCGTGCCGATAGAATAGACGACAAAATCTCTCAAGTTGTCTCAGTGGTCCTTTGTAGGAGGTGAAAACGACCGTGTATTTCAATTTCAAGTCTTTGTAAAGGTCAGAGTTCATCGGGCGATCACTTCCTGCCCTGCCTGTACCAGGGTTGTGATTGGCTGGACGTCGAACCCTTCTTTTTTGCGAGATATTTCTCCATCGCGCGGTATTTGTCCACATACTGACGCACCAGCCGGCGGATCTTGACCGGATCAATCTTGCCCGTTTTCGTGTGACAGACCTGATAAACGGGAAACATAAGACAGTGTCATAAATTGTAAATGAACTCTTGTTAGCTGCTAAAtcctaccaaggaggttcttgTTTAAGTCATACAATCTTTTTACATATTAAAATGTTGTACAATTCATCTCTCATTGCTTGaaagaaaagaagtcaaagtCTTGAAATAGCTAATAAATCGGTATCAACCTAGTAAAATGGCTATAActtcatttcatcatcattattatattcatttatcatcttatgttttgctttgaaattagcccttgggcaagaatttgcaataaagttcatcaaAATGTTGAACACTGTAGATGTGGCATACTGTACGTCAATGCTTGATGTACAGTACAATTTCAGGAAGAATGTCAGCTCACCTGTATAACTGACTTCTTGAGGATCTCCTTGTACTGCTGCTTGTCGACCTTCTTGGCCTGGTAGAACGGCTTGAGGGCTTGCTTCACCTCCTCCGCCACGCGCTCCTGACGATTCAGCTTCTCCAACATCTGCTGTGTACATGGAGTCATCAGAACAAGCTTTTATACAACaacaggagggggtgggggggtttaAGATGTGCTCAAAGTTTCTAAACCTTTAGCAATCTGAACTTGAAGTAGCCGTTTGTTAGCCTTcgtcccagggctgtctccagcttttaatctttttccgtcctactcattgtttgggagccaatgtgttgaattttccttgttaattaaattcgtcattttaagcttacgaagatacattttcatcaatttcatgtcattaagttgtcagattttgggacggacaaggtaaacattttgtccgtcccaacaagcaaatttctgtcccgggacggagggtcgggtcatggagacagccctgctactgatgtatggatcgtagaattcagcaaaaaaaggGATAATTGGCCAGCACAGTCAGTCCATGGTAAGGTCAATAATTCGTCTGCAAATGTAACtttctggtggccaaacttccctcgcaaatattctccctatagccgatgtagttagtctggtagagactagctgtttggcacccaattccctattggttacagagtaaggtagcagggaaaaggttgaAACTGGATTATCTCTCCGAAGATACTGTAGGTGAAATCACAGGGTCATCCAGAGTTTTAcaaatgatggaaaaaaatttgcACTTTAAGCCTTTTATGACAGGGAGAGTTGCAGTTTTAAATGTTGACCTTTAAAATTGTATATCTTCTATCATCTCCAAAGCAATTCCTGACAAAAATAAAGTATGTGTAATCTTTGCCCAGGACTCACCTTCTCCTTAATATCCATCTCCACAGCTGAGGACTCGATGTTCTCGTCCATATCATCCCTCCCAGCCTCCTCCACATCCCTCATCTCCACGTCTTCCGGAGACGTGGCCTCGATCGTGACGGTGTGCTGCGTTCCCGTTGTGGCCGGGCCGGAGGGTACACCCGCGTTCGGCTTCTGCGCCGTCAGGACCCCCAGCACGGTGAGGAGAGACTGGGGGAGCGTCAGCTGTGGTTTGATCTCCGGAGGCCTGAGGGGCTCCAGCACGGGAAGGTTGCTTCTCTCCCCGCTGCTTCTGGAGACCTTTTCCGCGCGAGGGTCGTCTCTGGAGCTGCTGTTACTGTTGGACAGCTGGTCCGCCCCTCGGTGGTCCTTGTCCATTCCTCCTGGAACTAAGAATCTAGACAATGTAGCGGAGTCACCGTCGTCGCTGTCTTCATCCTTACTACCCGACTGGTCTCCATTTTTCTGTTTGGAGTACTCGGGTGTCCGGGGCCCCTCTCTCTCCATGCGGGACCGGTGGTCCCTGTCCATACCGCCGGGCGCCAGAAAACTGGAGAACGGTAGGACATCCTCGTCTTGTTCTGTGTTGGAGACTTTCCGGACGGTTGACTGTAGACGTGGCTTGCCGACTTTTCTCAGTTCCTCCATGAGTGTTCCTGACTTCACCTTTTCTACTTTCTCCTTCTTCTGTTCCTCTTTGGCTTTCCTGTAGTCATGGTCGCCATAGTTGTACAGCTTCTCATTTTTCTCCGCAATCTTCTCCGCCAGTGTTCTACTGTCTGATTTGGGAGGTTCATTCAGCCTTTCCTCCCTTTTGTATTCTGGAGACTTGTCCTTGGGTTTTTTGTACTCCTGAGGAGAGCCTTCCTTTGATCTTCTTTGCTCCCTCCCCTTTCCACTGGTACGCTCCTTTGATCTTCTATCAACGTCGTCATGTTTTCTATCCCTCTTCTTTTCCTCCTTCTTTCTATCTCTCGATGATCCTCTGGACCAGTCAGACTTATCGCTATCATTCTTTTCTCTTCTACTTTCTTTGTGATACTTTCTCCTGTCTCTGTCTTCCTTGCTTTTACTCTTCGAGGACGGAGCAGAAGAATGCTGACTGCGCATGCGGGACCTGTCCTTGGACCTTGACCTACGTGTTCTTTCTGGGGAGACTTCCTCTTCCCCACTGGACACAGTTATGGGAGAGCTGGAACTGTCTTGTCGATGTCTCCTGTAACTTCTGTGTGATCTGTCTGTCCTACCCTCAACCTCCTGCTCGAGGGAGCTCGACCTGTCTGCCCTAAAGCTCTCATCTCTTCTCTTCTCGCGTTCTCTCGATTGCCGGCGAGAGCTTGACCGTTTTGCCTTCATCCTCTTCCTACGACTACTGTTACTCAACGACACATCTTCTTCGGAGTCGTGAGCATCTGATTTGCGCTTCCTCGACTGCTCCCCGGGTTCTTTTCTCTTTTCCTTGTCCCTTCTCTTTTCCTTCGCACGTTCCTTTTGGTGCACCTCCGCTGTTGAgtctcttcttcttttcttccccTTAGATGCAGATGAAGACTTGTCTCTAGCCTTCTCCTTCTCGCGGCTCGTAGGCACCGCTTGTCGTATCTTGGGAATCTTGGGCAGGTCCATGATGTTCGGTAGTGGTCTGATGTCCAGTGTGTCTTCATCGGAAGAATCCCAGCCTTCCTGGCTTGTTGGCCTTTCGGTGTGCGTCACACGAGATGCAAAATAAGACGTGTTCTTATCGACTTCCGTGGTTGCTTCTGCCTTTACACCGTCTGCAGATGCTGAATCACCTCTTCTTCTTTCCACAGGCTGAGATTGTCTTTCCTCTGCCTCATTCTCTGCATTTTCTACATCGTGTAGCTCCAAGTTTACATCGGCCGAGTCTAACACCAGAACATCTTCATACAGAGCTTCCCCTTTGGAATCTGCCTCCGCTGACTTTTTTCGTTGGTTTACGTCCGCGTCACCTTCTGACGGTACCTTGTCCGGAGACAGACCTGAAAACATGTCTAATACTGCTTTACTGGCTTTGGACGTGTTGGCAGCTTTTTTACTCTCCGGCTGCTGTGTTGACTCGACGTTGGGAGTTTCTAAAGCTGCAGTATTGGGAGTTTCCATGAGTACAGGGCTGGCCGACATGGCAAATGTCTCCGGACTTTTCTGCAGGGGAAACTCGTCCAGTTCCTCCTCGAATTGAAAGTCCTCGATGCTCTCTTCTCCGGTCATTTCCTCCTCCTCCCTGCTCTCCTCTGCGAGGGCGGgatcgtcttcttcttctccttccaaTTGTGGAGACAAGTTGTCCAGATCGATGTGCAAGCTGTCCACACCGGGGCTGTCTGTCCCCAACGGTTCCAGGTCCAAACCCCCCGTGTCCACGGCCATATCGTTGCTGTCCTCCATCTCCCAGGGTTCCTCAGAAGTGCCGCcctcattgttgttgttgtttgtttccgACTCGGGAGACGGGTTTGTCTGGTCGTCATCCTCGTCCTCAGGAGTGGGACTGAAGGGGTTGTACTCCACCGACGCGCTGCCCTCTTCCCCACGGACAGGCGAGGCTGTTGGAGAGAAGGGATTGTACTCCTGTTCAGCATCAGAGCTGTGGGAGGATGTGTTCAGTTTGTCCTCAACCACACCCACACCCTCCAGTGGC contains these protein-coding regions:
- the LOC136429999 gene encoding PHD and RING finger domain-containing protein 1-like isoform X2, yielding MMGDQDSSEEEFPRHGKRKAGRQNVLTDDVSEGESDGAMDLEDDEEMEGDESGSDSGEEDSDEDDDDDSLDEEEDSGEEEEGSDESEEEEEEDGPVEEDAQEEVNEKANAPTGAVDDEQESCPICLNEFELQEVGTPAACQHNFCIDCILEWSKNTNSCPVDRQQFNTILVRPKLGGKVIKKLKVGDVRQFADVEEEEEDNTYCQVCHQPTNEDRMLLCDSCDAGYHMECLTPPLDAVPIEEWFCPHCAPPESSREEEEEEPQTILLPVLPVRRAIARTMASERVRARVSRVRAARSRAQPSGSRPVSRRGRGRSARGRSTSRSTSRGRGRGRGRRRGTTRRKTTRSRSTTTTRKRGTKKKTTTRTGTTVKRRRKKRRKGRKVKRVSAKKETPTSVKSRLADRLQLGRPIPGSSVPSVKKAGDRKADFVQKPLMVFGDPNGLHCFEDSEGTFPEAAAVPVTSRHRRAQMLSKSALRSHRPVRRAMSIGIASELASSPTHATSDATLDVLGSIFAEQELLHVPSSDVRINRDGTLIYGRTDANETSSSHRGTVQVVPRGKDRPNRATNGVPSNQSALGSPPESSTHPQSSAGTSSSGHNNQGHDNQGHNNQGRNNQGSQQGDRAFSASSSGSSSGNLGSSQDGQQPWEPLGNQGAASLTTGCLGNDPSDEEKEEGPSSKRKSESMDSFKPQEDLKDESNSSTEDSGGSRLFSQRQWKPIQINIKSSLPHTDTSPAQGSVRTDLPDREEPLEGVGVVEDKLNTSSHSSDAEQEYNPFSPTASPVRGEEGSASVEYNPFSPTPEDEDDDQTNPSPESETNNNNNEGGTSEEPWEMEDSNDMAVDTGGLDLEPLGTDSPGVDSLHIDLDNLSPQLEGEEEDDPALAEESREEEEMTGEESIEDFQFEEELDEFPLQKSPETFAMSASPVLMETPNTAALETPNVESTQQPESKKAANTSKASKAVLDMFSGLSPDKVPSEGDADVNQRKKSAEADSKGEALYEDVLVLDSADVNLELHDVENAENEAEERQSQPVERRRGDSASADGVKAEATTEVDKNTSYFASRVTHTERPTSQEGWDSSDEDTLDIRPLPNIMDLPKIPKIRQAVPTSREKEKARDKSSSASKGKKRRRDSTAEVHQKERAKEKRRDKEKRKEPGEQSRKRKSDAHDSEEDVSLSNSSRRKRMKAKRSSSRRQSREREKRRDESFRADRSSSLEQEVEGRTDRSHRSYRRHRQDSSSSPITVSSGEEEVSPERTRRSRSKDRSRMRSQHSSAPSSKSKSKEDRDRRKYHKESRREKNDSDKSDWSRGSSRDRKKEEKKRDRKHDDVDRRSKERTSGKGREQRRSKEGSPQEYKKPKDKSPEYKREERLNEPPKSDSRTLAEKIAEKNEKLYNYGDHDYRKAKEEQKKEKVEKVKSGTLMEELRKVGKPRLQSTVRKVSNTEQDEDVLPFSSFLAPGGMDRDHRSRMEREGPRTPEYSKQKNGDQSGSKDEDSDDGDSATLSRFLVPGGMDKDHRGADQLSNSNSSSRDDPRAEKVSRSSGERSNLPVLEPLRPPEIKPQLTLPQSLLTVLGVLTAQKPNAGVPSGPATTGTQHTVTIEATSPEDVEMRDVEEAGRDDMDENIESSAVEMDIKEKMLEKLNRQERVAEEVKQALKPFYQAKKVDKQQYKEILKKSVIQVCHTKTGKIDPVKIRRLVRQYVDKYRAMEKYLAKKKGSTSSQSQPWYRQGRK
- the LOC136429999 gene encoding PHD and RING finger domain-containing protein 1-like isoform X3; its protein translation is MMGDQDSSEEEFPRHGKRKAGRQNVLTDDVSEGESDGAMDLEDDEEMEGDESGSDSGEEDSDEDDDDDSLDEEEDSGEEEEGSDESEEEEEEDGPVEEDAQEEVNEKANAPTGAVDDEQESCPICLNEFELQEVGTPAACQHNFCIDCILEWSKNTNSCPVDRQQFNTILVRPKLGGKVIKKLKVGDVRQFADVEEEEEDNTYCQVCHQPTNEDRMLLCDSCDAGYHMECLTPPLDAVPIEEWFCPHCAPPESSREEEEEEPQTILLPVLPVRRAIARTMASERVRARVSRVRAARSRAQPSGSRPVSRRGRGRSARGRSTSRSTSRGRGRGRGRRRGTTRRKTTRSRSTTTTRKRGTKKKTTTRTGSSVPSVKKAGDRKADFVQKPLMVFGDPNGLHCFEDSEGTFPEAAAVPVTSRHRRAQMLSKSALRSHRPVRRAMSIGIASELASSPTHATSDATLDVLGSIFAEQELLHVPSSDVRINRDGTLIYGRTDANETSSSHRGTVQVVPRGKDRPNRATNGVPSNQSALGSPPESSTHPQSSAGTSSSGHNNQGHDNQGHNNQGRNNQGSQQGDRAFSASSSGSSSGNLGSSQDGQQPWEPLGNQGAASLTTGCLGNDPSDEEKEEGPSSKRKSESMDSFKPQEDLKDESNSSTEDSGGSRLFSQRQWKPIQINIKSSLPHTDTSPAQGSVRTDLPDREEPLEGVGVVEDKLNTSSHSSDAEQEYNPFSPTASPVRGEEGSASVEYNPFSPTPEDEDDDQTNPSPESETNNNNNEGGTSEEPWEMEDSNDMAVDTGGLDLEPLGTDSPGVDSLHIDLDNLSPQLEGEEEDDPALAEESREEEEMTGEESIEDFQFEEELDEFPLQKSPETFAMSASPVLMETPNTAALETPNVESTQQPESKKAANTSKASKAVLDMFSGLSPDKVPSEGDADVNQRKKSAEADSKGEALYEDVLVLDSADVNLELHDVENAENEAEERQSQPVERRRGDSASADGVKAEATTEVDKNTSYFASRVTHTERPTSQEGWDSSDEDTLDIRPLPNIMDLPKIPKIRQAVPTSREKEKARDKSSSASKGKKRRRDSTAEVHQKERAKEKRRDKEKRKEPGEQSRKRKSDAHDSEEDVSLSNSSRRKRMKAKRSSSRRQSREREKRRDESFRADRSSSLEQEVEGRTDRSHRSYRRHRQDSSSSPITVSSGEEEVSPERTRRSRSKDRSRMRSQHSSAPSSKSKSKEDRDRRKYHKESRREKNDSDKSDWSRGSSRDRKKEEKKRDRKHDDVDRRSKERTSGKGREQRRSKEGSPQEYKKPKDKSPEYKREERLNEPPKSDSRTLAEKIAEKNEKLYNYGDHDYRKAKEEQKKEKVEKVKSGTLMEELRKVGKPRLQSTVRKVSNTEQDEDVLPFSSFLAPGGMDRDHRSRMEREGPRTPEYSKQKNGDQSGSKDEDSDDGDSATLSRFLVPGGMDKDHRGADQLSNSNSSSRDDPRAEKVSRSSGERSNLPVLEPLRPPEIKPQLTLPQSLLTVLGVLTAQKPNAGVPSGPATTGTQHTVTIEATSPEDVEMRDVEEAGRDDMDENIESSAVEMDIKEKQMLEKLNRQERVAEEVKQALKPFYQAKKVDKQQYKEILKKSVIQVCHTKTGKIDPVKIRRLVRQYVDKYRAMEKYLAKKKGSTSSQSQPWYRQGRK
- the LOC136429999 gene encoding PHD and RING finger domain-containing protein 1-like isoform X1; translation: MMGDQDSSEEEFPRHGKRKAGRQNVLTDDVSEGESDGAMDLEDDEEMEGDESGSDSGEEDSDEDDDDDSLDEEEDSGEEEEGSDESEEEEEEDGPVEEDAQEEVNEKANAPTGAVDDEQESCPICLNEFELQEVGTPAACQHNFCIDCILEWSKNTNSCPVDRQQFNTILVRPKLGGKVIKKLKVGDVRQFADVEEEEEDNTYCQVCHQPTNEDRMLLCDSCDAGYHMECLTPPLDAVPIEEWFCPHCAPPESSREEEEEEPQTILLPVLPVRRAIARTMASERVRARVSRVRAARSRAQPSGSRPVSRRGRGRSARGRSTSRSTSRGRGRGRGRRRGTTRRKTTRSRSTTTTRKRGTKKKTTTRTGTTVKRRRKKRRKGRKVKRVSAKKETPTSVKSRLADRLQLGRPIPGSSVPSVKKAGDRKADFVQKPLMVFGDPNGLHCFEDSEGTFPEAAAVPVTSRHRRAQMLSKSALRSHRPVRRAMSIGIASELASSPTHATSDATLDVLGSIFAEQELLHVPSSDVRINRDGTLIYGRTDANETSSSHRGTVQVVPRGKDRPNRATNGVPSNQSALGSPPESSTHPQSSAGTSSSGHNNQGHDNQGHNNQGRNNQGSQQGDRAFSASSSGSSSGNLGSSQDGQQPWEPLGNQGAASLTTGCLGNDPSDEEKEEGPSSKRKSESMDSFKPQEDLKDESNSSTEDSGGSRLFSQRQWKPIQINIKSSLPHTDTSPAQGSVRTDLPDREEPLEGVGVVEDKLNTSSHSSDAEQEYNPFSPTASPVRGEEGSASVEYNPFSPTPEDEDDDQTNPSPESETNNNNNEGGTSEEPWEMEDSNDMAVDTGGLDLEPLGTDSPGVDSLHIDLDNLSPQLEGEEEDDPALAEESREEEEMTGEESIEDFQFEEELDEFPLQKSPETFAMSASPVLMETPNTAALETPNVESTQQPESKKAANTSKASKAVLDMFSGLSPDKVPSEGDADVNQRKKSAEADSKGEALYEDVLVLDSADVNLELHDVENAENEAEERQSQPVERRRGDSASADGVKAEATTEVDKNTSYFASRVTHTERPTSQEGWDSSDEDTLDIRPLPNIMDLPKIPKIRQAVPTSREKEKARDKSSSASKGKKRRRDSTAEVHQKERAKEKRRDKEKRKEPGEQSRKRKSDAHDSEEDVSLSNSSRRKRMKAKRSSSRRQSREREKRRDESFRADRSSSLEQEVEGRTDRSHRSYRRHRQDSSSSPITVSSGEEEVSPERTRRSRSKDRSRMRSQHSSAPSSKSKSKEDRDRRKYHKESRREKNDSDKSDWSRGSSRDRKKEEKKRDRKHDDVDRRSKERTSGKGREQRRSKEGSPQEYKKPKDKSPEYKREERLNEPPKSDSRTLAEKIAEKNEKLYNYGDHDYRKAKEEQKKEKVEKVKSGTLMEELRKVGKPRLQSTVRKVSNTEQDEDVLPFSSFLAPGGMDRDHRSRMEREGPRTPEYSKQKNGDQSGSKDEDSDDGDSATLSRFLVPGGMDKDHRGADQLSNSNSSSRDDPRAEKVSRSSGERSNLPVLEPLRPPEIKPQLTLPQSLLTVLGVLTAQKPNAGVPSGPATTGTQHTVTIEATSPEDVEMRDVEEAGRDDMDENIESSAVEMDIKEKQMLEKLNRQERVAEEVKQALKPFYQAKKVDKQQYKEILKKSVIQVCHTKTGKIDPVKIRRLVRQYVDKYRAMEKYLAKKKGSTSSQSQPWYRQGRK
- the LOC136430002 gene encoding cingulin-like, which gives rise to MDTAQENSTPSVDMTSPQDISVQHSINHEEKPCTSANGYMGEQFPEKHTRVHLEIVEKLMKEKEELETELHMLTKQLEKERIDYQERLRSRDVGLRAKDIIIEDLKNSVKSKDEEVRQAQLSVAPKDKEIANLKEMLKARDLILQGMQKSIKEGDKKVEAKRKVVMEKESHKKELETQLKKAESDRKIIQERHDKLIRQMRDTAVRKLKFSAELEALKKTIAQEQEERSTRLNEGLDSLSSVFNMMCDFVEELHSSELTNGVESTVSRTVISMALEAEVRKDWMLGEMARIHSLFNGHVAKLIERMEQREQQLHDDLCRMSQEGQQEVKGHEMNKRSEGNHKKDEKEDVNKTSAGLPLVDADTDGDDTEVALEAEDNNLTDSPGAETSSPSQGEQSENKNRRVSKGWSSFTGRFGKMFQSQSN